Below is a genomic region from Gammaproteobacteria bacterium.
CGACGGCACCGCGGTGCTCGGGCTGGGCAACGTCGGTCCGCTGGCCGGCAAGCCGGTCATGGAAGGCAAGGCCGTGCTGTTCAAACGCTTCGCCAACGTTGACGTGTTCGACATCGAGGTCGAGGCGGACAGCGTGGACGATTTCGTCGATACGGTGACGCGCATCGCCTGCGGCTTCGGCGGCATCAACCTTGAGGACATCGCCGCCCCGCGCTGTTTCGAGATCGAGACCCGGCTTGCCGAGCGCCTCGACATCCCGGTCTTCCACGACGACCAGCACGGCACCGCGATCATCATCGCCGCCGGGCTGCTCAACGCCCTGGAACTGCAGGGCAAGAAACTCGAGGACGCGCGCATCGTCTGCCTCGGCGCGGGTGCAGCAGGCATCGCCTCGATGGAACTGCTCAACGCCCTTGGTGCCCCGCGCGAGCATCTGTGCATGGTCGACCGCAAAGGCATCATCCACACCGGGCGGGACGACCTCACCCCCCACAAGCAGTCCTTCGCCATCGAGACCGAGGGCCGCACCCTGCTGGACGCCTGCACCGGAGCAGACGTGTTCATCGGCGTCTCCGGCCCCGACCTGATGAGTGCCGACATGCTGGCGGCCATGGCCCCCAAGCCGGTGGTGTTTGCGCTGTCCAATCCCGATCCGGAGATCCTGCCCGAACTGGCGCACAAGACCCGCGACGACCTGATCATGGCCACCGGACGCAGCGACTATCCGAACCAGGTGAACAATGTACTGGGCTTCCCCTACATCTTCCGCGGCGCCCTGGACGTGCGCGCCA
It encodes:
- a CDS encoding malic enzyme-like NAD(P)-binding protein — encoded protein: MSSPKQLNEQALAYHEQPVPGKIAIEVTKPTASQHDLSLAYTPGVAEPVRHIHRNPEDAYRYTTKGNLVAVITDGTAVLGLGNVGPLAGKPVMEGKAVLFKRFANVDVFDIEVEADSVDDFVDTVTRIACGFGGINLEDIAAPRCFEIETRLAERLDIPVFHDDQHGTAIIIAAGLLNALELQGKKLEDARIVCLGAGAAGIASMELLNALGAPREHLCMVDRKGIIHTGRDDLTPHKQSFAIETEGRTLLDACTGADVFIGVSGPDLMSADMLAAMAPKPVVFALSNPDPEILPELAHKTRDDLIMATGRSDYPNQVNNVLGFPYIFRGALDVRAKSISRAMHIAAVEAIAELAREPVPQQVLTAYGLDHLEFGPDYILPKPLDPRLARMVPAAVSEAARQSGVARI